In Polycladomyces subterraneus, the following are encoded in one genomic region:
- a CDS encoding sodium:proton antiporter has product MENLSLLVLVFTLGLRHGLDADHIACIDGLARYNWRKGSSIARWVGTLFSFGHGLVVASIGIFLGNISQNFRLPDYVDLFVTWFSILSLFLIGTLNINNLLKTRLGNQDDYRPQGIKGKFIPKKLQETSNPLLIILIGGLFALASETISQTSVWVMAADNNDSYMPYVLGIAFMMGMMITDTIDSLITNKILRQSSKLGQSASRVMGWIIVVLAYGVSIYEAFTFFNPWAELDFELVGITIFMFFLFIFVWVSYRTKADRPLPELYVSGEGTGNHHKRN; this is encoded by the coding sequence ATGGAAAATTTATCTCTTCTCGTACTGGTATTTACTTTAGGTCTTCGACATGGTTTGGATGCTGATCATATAGCTTGTATTGATGGCTTGGCTCGCTACAATTGGCGTAAAGGAAGTTCGATTGCTCGCTGGGTCGGTACCTTATTCTCATTTGGACACGGTTTAGTAGTAGCCAGTATTGGGATTTTTCTAGGAAACATCAGTCAGAACTTTAGGTTACCGGATTACGTCGACCTGTTTGTGACATGGTTTTCTATTTTGTCCCTATTCCTGATTGGAACACTAAACATCAATAATCTGTTAAAGACTCGATTAGGAAATCAGGATGATTATCGACCTCAAGGCATCAAAGGAAAGTTTATACCGAAAAAATTACAGGAAACAAGCAATCCGCTCCTCATTATATTGATTGGAGGACTGTTTGCTTTAGCATCAGAGACCATCAGCCAAACGTCCGTCTGGGTGATGGCGGCGGACAACAATGATAGTTATATGCCTTACGTCTTGGGAATCGCATTTATGATGGGGATGATGATCACAGATACCATTGATTCTCTGATTACCAATAAAATACTTCGCCAATCCAGTAAACTTGGACAGTCTGCCTCCAGAGTGATGGGGTGGATTATTGTGGTTTTAGCATATGGCGTCTCAATCTACGAAGCCTTTACATTCTTTAACCCATGGGCAGAATTGGATTTTGAATTAGTGGGGATCACCATATTTATGTTCTTCCTCTTCATTTTTGTATGGGTATCCTATCGAACAAAAGCTGATCGACCGTTGCCAGAGTTATATGTATCTGGCGAAGGAACAGGAAATCATCATAAGCGAAATTGA
- the tsaD gene encoding tRNA (adenosine(37)-N6)-threonylcarbamoyltransferase complex transferase subunit TsaD: MKMTENIQLNQTRTLVLGIETSCDETAAAVVENGQRVLSNVISSQVDVHRKFGGVVPEVASRRHVERITQIIQEALDRAGVTLDDLSAVAVTQGPGLVGALLIGVSAAKALSFARGIPLVPVHHIAGHIYASHLVEPLSFPLVALVVSGGHTELILMREHNRFERLGRTRDDAAGEAYDKVARLLHLPYPGGPEIDRLAKEGRDVLDFPRAWLEPDSFDFSFSGLKSAVINYLHNARQRGETVNPADVAASFQESVVEVLVEKAMRAVAHTGVKQLVLAGGVSANSRLREALDARCREAGITLRVPPLSLCTDNAAMIAAAGTYRFFDGQVGDMSLNAEPNLPLV; this comes from the coding sequence ATGAAGATGACGGAGAACATACAGTTGAATCAAACCAGAACACTGGTACTGGGGATTGAAACGAGCTGTGACGAGACAGCTGCAGCCGTGGTTGAAAACGGACAACGCGTGTTGTCCAACGTCATATCTTCCCAGGTGGACGTACATCGCAAATTCGGCGGCGTGGTACCCGAGGTGGCTTCGCGCCGCCACGTGGAGCGGATCACGCAGATCATTCAGGAAGCGTTGGATCGTGCTGGCGTCACATTGGACGACTTGTCCGCCGTGGCCGTCACACAGGGCCCCGGTTTGGTGGGAGCGCTCTTGATCGGGGTTTCTGCGGCCAAGGCGCTGTCGTTTGCACGCGGGATTCCATTGGTACCGGTGCATCACATCGCCGGTCACATTTATGCCAGCCACCTGGTGGAGCCGCTTTCGTTCCCGTTGGTAGCGCTAGTCGTTTCCGGTGGACATACCGAGCTGATTCTGATGCGGGAACACAACCGCTTTGAACGACTGGGCCGGACAAGGGACGATGCAGCCGGGGAAGCCTACGACAAAGTGGCCCGGCTGCTCCATTTGCCGTATCCCGGCGGACCGGAGATCGACCGGTTGGCCAAAGAAGGCAGGGATGTGCTGGATTTTCCGCGGGCGTGGCTGGAGCCGGACTCTTTCGATTTCAGCTTCAGTGGGTTGAAATCTGCGGTGATCAACTATTTGCACAACGCGCGTCAACGAGGAGAGACGGTCAATCCGGCGGATGTGGCCGCCAGTTTTCAGGAGTCGGTTGTCGAGGTGTTGGTGGAAAAAGCGATGAGAGCAGTCGCCCACACCGGTGTGAAGCAATTGGTACTGGCGGGCGGCGTATCGGCCAATAGCCGCTTGCGCGAAGCGCTGGATGCACGATGCCGAGAAGCCGGGATTACGCTGCGCGTGCCGCCACTGTCACTCTGTACCGACAACGCGGCGATGATTGCCGCGGCGGGTACCTACCGCTTTTTTGACGGGCAAGTGGGCGATATGTCGCTTAATGCGGAACCCAATTTGCCGTTGGTGTGA
- the thiL gene encoding thiamine-phosphate kinase, protein MRDEFALIRLLTQYRPSSPPSVEVDVGDDAAVVHPLNRSLVITSDTMIETVHFLPETMQPADIGWKLAAANISDIAAMGGLPRYGVVSLAVPRHWETNALVDLYRGMYDLADRFGLVIVGGDTVKAPHDLTVTLTVIGEVEGGQALKRSAAREGDVVFLTGTVGDSSAGLHVLLNGNDGTKKRFADLIRAHRRPIPQVAAGRLLSSLGAGAAANDISDGLAQECWEIAEASGVRIVLEKDKIPLSDALIDYASQTGYDPYEWALYGGEDFQLVGCVPEAVFARLEQTAHNEGVNLYRIGWTERGKPAVEWKTDQGRTVLERRGYNHFTDG, encoded by the coding sequence TTGCGGGACGAATTTGCCTTGATACGCTTGTTGACGCAATATCGACCGTCCTCTCCGCCATCCGTTGAGGTGGATGTGGGTGACGATGCCGCTGTTGTCCATCCTCTGAATCGTTCCCTTGTCATCACTTCAGACACCATGATCGAAACCGTTCATTTCTTGCCGGAGACCATGCAACCCGCGGATATCGGTTGGAAGCTGGCGGCGGCCAACATCAGCGATATCGCGGCGATGGGCGGATTGCCACGTTACGGTGTCGTTTCTTTAGCTGTTCCCCGTCATTGGGAGACAAATGCGCTGGTTGATTTGTACCGAGGGATGTATGATTTGGCAGATCGGTTTGGTTTGGTGATAGTCGGAGGAGACACGGTGAAGGCACCGCATGATTTGACCGTCACTTTGACGGTGATTGGAGAGGTGGAGGGCGGACAAGCCCTGAAACGATCCGCAGCCCGTGAGGGTGATGTGGTGTTTCTGACGGGTACTGTGGGGGATTCGAGCGCGGGTTTGCATGTGCTGCTGAACGGAAACGATGGGACCAAGAAGCGGTTTGCCGACTTGATCCGTGCCCATCGCCGTCCCATTCCTCAGGTGGCTGCCGGCCGTTTGTTGTCGTCTTTGGGTGCGGGGGCAGCGGCCAATGACATTAGTGATGGATTGGCACAAGAATGTTGGGAGATCGCCGAAGCGAGTGGCGTTCGCATCGTGTTGGAAAAAGATAAAATCCCCTTGTCCGATGCGTTAATCGACTATGCCAGCCAAACAGGTTATGATCCGTATGAGTGGGCCCTGTACGGAGGGGAAGACTTTCAACTGGTGGGATGTGTACCGGAAGCAGTGTTTGCGCGGTTGGAACAAACGGCGCATAATGAAGGTGTGAACCTGTATCGAATCGGTTGGACGGAACGGGGCAAACCTGCGGTTGAATGGAAGACGGATCAAGGCAGGACCGTACTGGAACGCCGGGGATATAACCACTTCACAGACGGGTGA
- the tsaE gene encoding tRNA (adenosine(37)-N6)-threonylcarbamoyltransferase complex ATPase subunit type 1 TsaE, translating to MHEPCRWIVKTEQETRELGRRLASLLQPGDVLALEGDLGAGKTTFTQGVAKGLGIEAYIDSPTFTLIKEYHGRLPLYHMDVYRLEGADEDLGWDEYFYGDGVTLVEWASRIKPLMPAETVWFTFHVLSTGEREIRLHLRNARARRICEELSGI from the coding sequence ATGCATGAACCTTGTCGCTGGATCGTCAAAACGGAACAGGAGACGAGGGAGCTGGGCCGACGCTTGGCCTCGCTGCTTCAGCCCGGTGACGTGTTGGCGCTGGAGGGGGATCTGGGTGCGGGAAAAACGACATTCACCCAAGGTGTGGCCAAAGGTTTGGGGATCGAAGCGTACATCGACAGTCCCACATTCACCCTGATCAAGGAATATCACGGGCGCCTTCCACTGTATCACATGGATGTGTATCGGTTGGAGGGAGCAGATGAGGATCTGGGATGGGACGAGTATTTTTACGGTGACGGTGTCACGCTGGTGGAATGGGCGAGCCGTATCAAACCACTGATGCCGGCGGAGACCGTCTGGTTCACGTTTCATGTGCTGTCCACTGGTGAACGGGAAATCCGCCTTCATTTGCGTAACGCCCGTGCCAGGCGGATATGTGAGGAGCTGAGCGGAATATGA
- a CDS encoding phosphatidylinositol-specific phospholipase C/glycerophosphodiester phosphodiesterase family protein, giving the protein MKKWLLALTLVFTAFTMTFANVSFAASNPSNQESILPLARTHAHNDYEHTHPLSDALEHGFTSVEADVWLINGELLVAHDKQDVRPGRTLKSLYLDPLKERVKANHGLVYPNYRHDVTLLVDIKSEPEATYRVLHEQLRHYQDMLTKFTPSGVKPGAITVIVSGNRPRTLMENQPVRYAAYDGRLSDLGSNASNEFIPLISDNWTKQFTWMGKGEMPKEEQEKLYRIVSTAHANGQKVRFWATPDTPSPERQAIWNELLKAGVDMINTDDLEGLQQFLKENDPNPSEPYITWKTNR; this is encoded by the coding sequence ATGAAAAAATGGTTGTTGGCGTTAACCTTAGTCTTTACTGCCTTTACAATGACTTTTGCAAATGTTTCTTTTGCTGCTTCCAATCCTTCTAACCAAGAGTCGATTTTGCCTCTTGCGAGAACGCACGCTCATAATGATTACGAGCATACCCATCCGTTATCGGATGCCCTGGAGCATGGATTTACAAGTGTTGAAGCCGACGTCTGGCTTATTAACGGAGAGCTACTCGTTGCCCACGATAAGCAAGATGTACGTCCTGGACGTACATTAAAGTCTCTTTATCTTGACCCGTTAAAGGAAAGAGTCAAGGCTAATCATGGATTGGTTTATCCGAACTATAGGCATGATGTTACTCTATTGGTTGATATTAAGTCCGAGCCCGAGGCTACATATCGAGTTCTACATGAGCAGCTTCGCCATTATCAGGATATGCTTACAAAATTCACACCTTCAGGGGTAAAACCCGGCGCAATAACCGTTATTGTTTCGGGGAACCGTCCGCGTACCCTGATGGAGAACCAGCCTGTTCGTTATGCAGCTTATGATGGACGTTTGAGCGATCTCGGGTCAAACGCTTCGAATGAGTTTATTCCTCTCATCAGTGATAACTGGACAAAACAATTCACCTGGATGGGTAAAGGAGAAATGCCGAAAGAGGAACAGGAAAAACTGTATAGAATTGTTTCAACAGCTCATGCCAACGGTCAGAAGGTACGTTTTTGGGCTACCCCTGACACCCCCTCTCCTGAACGACAAGCTATTTGGAACGAACTTTTGAAAGCTGGTGTCGATATGATCAACACCGATGATTTAGAAGGCTTGCAGCAGTTCTTGAAGGAAAATGACCCGAATCCGTCCGAACCCTATATTACTTGGAAAACCAATCGTTAA
- the rimI gene encoding ribosomal protein S18-alanine N-acetyltransferase, with translation MERSRIAFRPMKMADLPMIMEVERASFPTPWPKEAFVNELLHSPFAHYTVVTVDGEIAGYCGMWIVVDEAHITNIAIHPKYRGKKLGQATLAYMKRLARLLGADKMTLEVRVSNHVAQHVYRKLGFEAKGIRPRYYSDNQEDALIMWVTLDEDDGEHTVESNQNTGTGD, from the coding sequence ATGGAACGGTCGCGGATTGCATTTCGCCCGATGAAGATGGCCGATCTGCCAATGATCATGGAAGTGGAACGCGCCTCGTTTCCCACTCCCTGGCCGAAAGAGGCGTTTGTCAATGAATTGTTGCATAGCCCGTTCGCGCATTACACCGTGGTCACCGTAGATGGGGAAATCGCAGGGTATTGCGGTATGTGGATTGTGGTGGACGAAGCGCACATCACCAATATCGCGATCCATCCGAAATATCGCGGGAAAAAGCTGGGACAGGCCACATTGGCCTATATGAAACGATTGGCCCGATTGTTGGGCGCTGACAAAATGACACTGGAAGTGCGGGTATCCAATCACGTGGCCCAGCACGTGTATCGTAAATTGGGATTTGAAGCCAAAGGCATTCGTCCCCGTTATTATTCGGACAATCAGGAGGATGCCTTGATCATGTGGGTGACATTGGATGAAGATGACGGAGAACATACAGTTGAATCAAACCAGAACACTGGTACTGGGGATTGA
- the tsaB gene encoding tRNA (adenosine(37)-N6)-threonylcarbamoyltransferase complex dimerization subunit type 1 TsaB produces MKILAMDTSTLVMGVAVLEENRVLGELTTNMHRNHSVRLMPAIDRLLRELALSVDDLDAVAVAQGPGSYTGVRIGVTTAKTIAWSRQLPLIGVSSLAVLAMNGRHFDGGIVPLFDARRKRAYTGLYQRTDDGLVQTAREERVVPVDEWLSELSGLGPMLFLGDDVDHFREQIEASLGNQAVFGYPPENVPRASMLGQLAYARWQRGEVADEAFAPNYLQKTEAEVKWSARQQTE; encoded by the coding sequence ATGAAAATCCTGGCGATGGATACGTCCACATTGGTGATGGGCGTAGCTGTCTTGGAGGAAAATCGCGTACTCGGAGAATTGACAACCAATATGCATCGAAATCACTCTGTCCGTTTGATGCCCGCGATTGACCGCTTGTTACGGGAGTTGGCGCTTTCGGTGGATGATTTGGATGCGGTGGCGGTGGCGCAAGGGCCGGGCTCGTACACCGGGGTGAGAATTGGTGTTACGACGGCAAAAACAATTGCTTGGAGCCGGCAGTTACCGCTGATCGGGGTTTCCAGTTTGGCTGTATTGGCGATGAATGGTCGCCATTTTGACGGTGGGATCGTCCCGTTGTTTGATGCCAGACGCAAACGCGCCTATACGGGACTGTATCAACGGACCGATGACGGTCTCGTGCAGACCGCCCGGGAGGAGCGAGTCGTACCGGTCGATGAGTGGCTGAGCGAACTATCGGGCTTGGGGCCGATGCTGTTTCTCGGGGACGATGTGGACCATTTTCGTGAACAGATCGAGGCCTCCCTCGGGAACCAAGCGGTATTCGGCTATCCGCCGGAAAACGTGCCACGGGCATCCATGCTGGGGCAGTTGGCCTATGCCCGCTGGCAACGAGGCGAGGTGGCTGATGAGGCGTTTGCGCCCAATTATCTGCAGAAGACCGAAGCGGAAGTCAAATGGTCGGCTCGGCAACAAACGGAGTGA
- a CDS encoding class I SAM-dependent methyltransferase has product MGIDPSETMRKQAERRNRRAVRQGKVRLVTGNIEEWSAFEHSFTKIYSVNSAMFWTDRVRVFQKLYGWLEPGGRIATTYQPLGKHALGLDEFADRLIDELKQAGFVQIRRETKPFRPAPAVCIIAEKAKS; this is encoded by the coding sequence GTGGGAATCGATCCTTCCGAAACGATGCGAAAGCAGGCGGAACGGCGCAACCGCCGGGCCGTTCGACAGGGGAAGGTGCGTCTGGTAACCGGAAACATCGAGGAGTGGTCTGCTTTTGAGCATTCCTTTACCAAGATCTACTCCGTCAATTCCGCGATGTTTTGGACCGATCGGGTTCGCGTGTTTCAAAAGCTCTACGGATGGCTTGAACCGGGAGGACGGATCGCCACCACTTATCAGCCGTTGGGAAAGCACGCTCTCGGGTTGGATGAATTTGCCGATCGGCTGATCGATGAATTGAAACAAGCCGGCTTTGTTCAGATCCGGCGGGAAACGAAACCGTTCAGACCCGCACCTGCGGTTTGCATCATCGCTGAAAAGGCGAAGTCGTGA
- a CDS encoding glycerophosphodiester phosphodiesterase produces MSRWLSALLALLVMASMPTATYANSVTPASQEAAEEDREVGYGPHGFDLQAHRGGIGLTVESTIAAFSRALEVGVSTLELDVQITEDHQAVVTHDRKVSGDKCQDTGPAFPGDPEYPYVGKYVKDLTLAQIRTLDCGSKTLPQFPGQRPSPGARMPLLSEVFDLVKRYHANKVWMNIETKVEAGAPEETAPREEFVQIVVREVRKAGMLDRVSIQSFDWGALMRMREVEPRLPIVALTNGPQFLQPGQPGASPWLGGIDIDDFDGDPVAAAHSFGADAISPVHGFPQNGKVTDENYEPYVTKRMVQEAHKFGMKIIPWTVDDEPTMHKLIDDGVDGIITDYPDRLREVMEQHGLKLPKRYPAPKESDGGGTLAMSFSIPETPLRKIRVTS; encoded by the coding sequence ATGTCTCGATGGTTAAGCGCGTTGCTGGCTTTGCTGGTTATGGCTAGCATGCCCACTGCCACCTATGCAAATTCCGTTACACCTGCCAGCCAAGAGGCAGCTGAGGAAGACCGGGAAGTGGGTTACGGTCCCCATGGGTTCGACCTGCAGGCGCACCGGGGCGGGATCGGTCTGACCGTGGAGTCCACGATTGCGGCGTTCTCCCGCGCGCTCGAGGTCGGGGTGAGCACACTCGAGTTGGACGTGCAGATCACCGAAGACCACCAGGCCGTCGTCACCCACGACCGCAAGGTCTCGGGCGACAAGTGCCAGGACACGGGCCCGGCGTTCCCTGGTGACCCCGAGTACCCCTACGTCGGCAAGTACGTCAAGGACCTCACCCTCGCCCAGATCCGCACGCTAGACTGCGGCTCAAAGACGTTGCCGCAGTTCCCAGGGCAGCGCCCGAGCCCCGGAGCTAGGATGCCGTTGCTGAGTGAGGTGTTCGACCTCGTCAAGCGCTATCACGCAAACAAAGTCTGGATGAACATCGAGACCAAGGTCGAGGCGGGGGCACCCGAGGAGACAGCTCCCCGAGAAGAGTTCGTGCAGATCGTCGTCCGCGAGGTTCGCAAGGCCGGGATGCTCGACCGAGTGTCGATTCAAAGCTTTGACTGGGGCGCCCTGATGCGCATGCGCGAGGTCGAGCCCCGCCTTCCCATCGTGGCGCTCACCAACGGTCCGCAGTTCCTCCAGCCGGGCCAGCCAGGCGCCTCCCCGTGGCTGGGCGGCATTGACATCGACGACTTCGATGGCGATCCTGTCGCCGCCGCCCATTCGTTCGGTGCAGACGCCATCTCCCCCGTGCACGGTTTCCCGCAGAACGGCAAAGTCACTGACGAGAACTATGAGCCCTACGTTACGAAGCGCATGGTGCAAGAAGCCCACAAGTTCGGGATGAAGATCATCCCGTGGACGGTCGACGACGAGCCCACCATGCACAAGCTCATCGATGACGGCGTCGACGGGATCATCACCGACTACCCGGACCGGCTGCGTGAGGTCATGGAGCAGCATGGTCTCAAGCTACCCAAGCGCTACCCGGCTCCCAAGGAGTCGGATGGCGGTGGTACCTTGGCCATGTCTTTCTCAATTCCGGAAACTCCGTTGAGGAAAATTCGAGTTACTTCGTAA
- a CDS encoding PhoH family protein, which produces MPLPRGNMFFGLGPKLTDEQRKYVDSIFDYQLTIVNAKAGTGKTTLAVGAAKLIGKPLLYIFNPTEEHVMGHRPGTQAEKEAAYLGPLLDALLKIGEDPYTALYDPRNVDALKQGRVWVTAVSHTFFRGTNIQDKTIIIDEAQNFTKHDLKKVLTRIHDSCTVVMVGHAGQCDLPNPKHSGFAPYIEHFRDKDYCNIVELTKNFRGRLAQDADEIE; this is translated from the coding sequence ATGCCACTTCCCCGCGGAAATATGTTTTTCGGACTAGGACCGAAATTAACCGATGAGCAGCGGAAATATGTCGATAGCATTTTCGATTATCAATTAACAATCGTGAATGCAAAAGCAGGCACGGGTAAAACAACGCTGGCGGTCGGGGCTGCTAAGCTAATCGGTAAGCCACTTCTTTATATATTCAATCCGACAGAAGAGCATGTCATGGGACATCGACCGGGAACGCAAGCAGAGAAAGAGGCAGCGTATTTAGGTCCGCTTTTAGATGCGTTACTTAAGATCGGGGAAGATCCGTATACAGCGCTTTATGATCCCAGGAACGTAGATGCACTAAAACAAGGGAGAGTTTGGGTGACGGCGGTTTCCCACACGTTCTTCCGCGGTACAAACATCCAGGATAAGACGATCATTATCGATGAAGCACAAAATTTCACGAAGCACGACCTTAAAAAGGTACTTACGCGAATCCACGATTCTTGTACCGTTGTGATGGTCGGTCACGCCGGACAATGTGATCTACCGAATCCGAAACACTCTGGTTTCGCACCTTACATCGAACATTTTCGCGATAAGGATTACTGTAATATCGTCGAGTTAACGAAGAACTTCCGCGGTCGATTGGCGCAGGATGCCGACGAAATCGAATAG